Proteins from one Telopea speciosissima isolate NSW1024214 ecotype Mountain lineage chromosome 1, Tspe_v1, whole genome shotgun sequence genomic window:
- the LOC122640872 gene encoding extensin-like isoform X2 — MRRQGVNWGSMASLLTTLLVVLLSLSFPLETTANYYYYHSPPPPKKSPPPPSPPYHYKSPPPPPPVHKFPPLAPAKPPHKPPHKPPPTPVYKYKSPPPPPPPVHKFPPLAPPKPPHKPPPTPVYKYKSPPPPPPPSPPPPSPPKPPHKPPHKPPPTPVYKYKSPPPPSPPKPPHKPPSPPPSPPKPPHKPPPTPVYKYKSPPPPPPPPTPVYKYKSPPPPPPSPPKAPYKPPTPAYKYKSPPPPPPPKHYYYTSPPPPPHHY; from the exons ATGAGAAGACAAGGAGTCAATTGGGGCTCAATGGCGTCCCTCCTTACCACTCTTCTAGTGGTACTTTTGTCTCTTAGCTTTCCACTGGAGACCACTGcaaactactactactatcaCTCCCCTCCACCACCCAAGAAATCTCCCCCTCCGCCCTCTCCTCCTTACCACTAcaagtcaccaccaccacctccaccggTGCATAAATTTCCTCCACTAGCACCAGCTAAGCCCCCACACAAGCCCCCACATAAACCACCACCAACCCCTGTTTACAAGTataaatcaccaccaccaccacctccaccggTGCATAAATTTCCTCCACTAGCACCACCTAAGCCCCCACATAAACCACCACCAACCCCTGTTTACAAGTataaatcaccaccaccacctcctccaccgtCACCACCTCCACCTTCACCACCTAAGCCACCACACAAGCCACCGCATAAACCACCACCAACCCCTGTTTACAAGTATAaatcaccacctccaccatcaccacctaAGCCACCACACAAGCCACCAT cacctccaccatcaccacctaAGCCACCACACAAGCCACCACCAACCCCTGTTTACAAGTacaaatcaccaccaccaccacc ACCACCACCAACCCCTGTTTACAAGTACAagtctccaccacc tccaccaccatcaccacctaaGGCACCTTACAAGCCTCCCACTCCAGCCTACAAGTACAAGTcgccacctccaccgccacctcCAAAACATTACTATTACActtcacctcctcctcctcctcaccACTACTAA
- the LOC122640872 gene encoding leucine-rich repeat extensin-like protein 3 isoform X1, translating to MRRQGVNWGSMASLLTTLLVVLLSLSFPLETTANYYYYHSPPPPKKSPPPPSPPYHYKSPPPPPPVHKFPPLAPAKPPHKPPHKPPPTPVYKYKSPPPPPPPVHKFPPLAPPKPPHKPPPTPVYKYKSPPPPPPPSPPPPSPPKPPHKPPPPPPSPPKPPHKPPSPPPSPPKPPHKPPPTPVYKYKSPPPPPPPPTPVYKYKSPPPPPPSPPKPPHKPPPPPPSPPKPPHKPPPTPVYKYKSPPPPKPPHKPPPTPVYKSPPVPKCPPPSPPKAPYKPPTPAYKYKSPPPPPPPKHYYYTSPPPPPHHY from the exons ATGAGAAGACAAGGAGTCAATTGGGGCTCAATGGCGTCCCTCCTTACCACTCTTCTAGTGGTACTTTTGTCTCTTAGCTTTCCACTGGAGACCACTGcaaactactactactatcaCTCCCCTCCACCACCCAAGAAATCTCCCCCTCCGCCCTCTCCTCCTTACCACTAcaagtcaccaccaccacctccaccggTGCATAAATTTCCTCCACTAGCACCAGCTAAGCCCCCACACAAGCCCCCACATAAACCACCACCAACCCCTGTTTACAAGTataaatcaccaccaccaccacctccaccggTGCATAAATTTCCTCCACTAGCACCACCTAAGCCCCCACATAAACCACCACCAACCCCTGTTTACAAGTataaatcaccaccaccacctcctccaccgtCACCACCTCCACCTTCACCACCTAAGCCACCACACAAGCCACCGC cacctccaccatcaccacctaAGCCACCACACAAGCCACCAT cacctccaccatcaccacctaAGCCACCACACAAGCCACCACCAACCCCTGTTTACAAGTacaaatcaccaccaccaccacc ACCACCACCAACCCCTGTTTACAAGTACAagtctccaccaccacctccaccatcaccTCCTAAGCCACCACACAAACCACCAC cacctccaccatcaccacctaAGCCACCACACAAGCCACCACCGACCCCTGTTTACAAGTacaaatcaccaccaccacctaagcCACCACACAAGCCCCCACCAACCCCTGTTTACAAGT caccaccagtCCCCAAGTgtccaccaccatcaccacctaaGGCACCTTACAAGCCTCCCACTCCAGCCTACAAGTACAAGTcgccacctccaccgccacctcCAAAACATTACTATTACActtcacctcctcctcctcctcaccACTACTAA